The Phaeodactylum tricornutum CCAP 1055/1 chromosome 2, whole genome shotgun sequence DNA window ACGCCGCAAATATAGCCATGGGTTTTGGCAGGTATGGAGATTGTAGTCGGCTTGGAATAGGATACTGCCAAACGAAGGCCAATCTCGGTATTTCGCCTCGGGAACAGCTCATTCTCTGCGGAATCCAGAACTTTTCTGATGGTTCATGTATTGTATGGGGAACGGAAATGGAAGAATGGCATAACCACTTGTTTCCTCCCGGTGAACGGCATACTCGAGCGAAATCACATATCTTCTCGACGACTCTAACCCCAACAAGCGAGAATTCGTTCGATGTAGAGTACGCATTGCAGTTGGAAGTAGGAGGCAAGCTTCCAACTTGGTGTACTACTCCCATCcttgtagatacgataaaaaagATGTTTATTCATGCCCAAGGATTCTTCGGTGGAGAACACGGGAATTTGGAAGCTTATTTATCCGAACAAAAACGTCACAACTGTTTCCCTGCGGATCGGCAGAGTCTCCTTATGACTCCATGAATCCTCATTGACAATGCATAACCCCATGACTTCTCACTTTTACTATTTCTGTCAAGATCTTCTTGATCATGCACCACCAGCTTTCGACGAGGCATACCAGCATTTTTGTGCCACAATCTCTCAGAATCTGACTATACAAGCAATTACTATATTAAACTAACTGCTCTCCAAGTATCTCCTTGAGGAGGCAGAAATAGATTTCAAAACTAACAAATCGTATGTATAGTCTTATGGGCGCTGACATGTCGAATAGGCTCTGAAAACGTTACCACTAAAAAGTCAATTCTGGGTGCAAACAGCTGCGTCGATGACAACCCCAGACGGGAATCACTTGTCGGGAACGTTCCTACTCACAGACAATGGTCCATTTGTGTAAACTGTAATTTAATATTGACATTGAAAGTGTTTTTTTACTATAGACTTATACATTATTCTCAGTCTCCCCGAAAGTCGGTATCCTCTAGAGCAGTTCTCACATAAGCTCATGTCAAAACTAGTACAATAGctccaaatccaaatcaatgCCGGCTTTTGAATATAGGAAAATTTCCGCTGGAGAGAAAAACTACTAACCCCGAAATGTTATTGCAAAGATTGGAAGATCAAGTGGTAAGTTGACTATGATTGCCGTTTGAGTGTAACTCACAAGCTACCATATGCGCGCAGAGAATATTAGAGCACAAATTATGATTCCCAAATGGCAGGTACTTTATCGGGTTGTGTTTCAAGACTTGCTATCTATTGCGGCCCTGGTGTTACACCTCTAAATTCACCACCCTGATCACAACACTTTTTTGCTaccaaacaacaacacaactcACCAAGCTGAGAGTTTTACCATTGAGACAATGGGAGAAGCAGCATCCCATAGCAATACAGGGTCCTTGATATCAGgatttaacagtaaattcttAATGGTAGCAGCATGTAGGGTAGTGAGGCTTGTGTTCAGGACATTGCATAAGCCTTGAAGGCCATAAAAATATCTTGTGATTGCCCACACTAAGTCCCTGGTATGTCCAAAAGTTTTATTATACAACTAGACATATTCCCAGACACCTTGGCTGATAGAGGACTGTGGTGGTGCCGTCTGTTTCTTCTGCAGGGTAAAATGGGCTAAAGCACTCAGTTTGCATGAAAACATCCGCTTCCCATAGATGCTCTACGAAGGATGAAGTCCATGCAGACTCTCTTCACCAGATACCTCTTGGAGCATTGGTGGACATGTCCATCCGTCCACAAAGGCCACATTGCCTAATCAGCACTTATGTGGATAAATGGCCAATCTATGTGTTGGTTCCACCAAGTCAGGGCATGGGACTATTACTGTTTTGAGAGAAACCTTTAAACTCCGCGAGGATTAATCTAGTGAACAAAAACACTTGTTTGCCAAGATAGCACTATACGTTTTGAGCTATCACAGCCTACAGCCCTGGTTCCGTTGGAACCAAAATAATTACTACTGTGAGTGGAGGAGAGTCAAATCTCCATGTCGATTCCGAAATTTTACGAACACGAGAATGGATTTTCGCGTATCAGCCTTTACCTAATGAATATTTGTCTTGCACCAATGGCCTGGCACCTGGAAGCCCCTGTAGCTAGCAAGAGTTTTTGACTTCCACTCTAGTGTGCTGCTTTACAATCAGCGAGAGCCAACCAGTCAAACGCAAAGAATGGTTACAGCAAATGTGATTTCAAGTAGTgtatctaacagtaagctttGTTGCTCCAAGTAGCAAGATAGGGGCTTGGTCAATTATTCATTAGCTCTCGTACTGTGAGACCTTTTTTAACTAACAATAAGTCCAAGGCCTGCTGGACTAATTGGCAAACGGAAGGGCCTCTTTCTGCGATTCGCTTTTGATCTGTCAGAGTAAATCATCCATAAATCCAACGACTGGCAAACGAGAACCATTGTAGTACATTTCCCAAATTGCCGCATGCATGTTCTAACACTAGTGACAAATCATGTATTGCACAGTAAATGAAGCTGCACTTACAATGGAGTATGTCAATAGGTAAATGTAAGGTGAATGCTCAATTTTTTGTCGTCTGTTGCATACTTCGCGTAACGAAGTTCCATAGAAGCAGACCCTCAATCAGAAGATCGGGATAGAACGGGAGCAAATCGCTTTCTGATGGATCTTGGGTCGAGCTTGCAGTTAATTGATCTCGGCTTTTTCATCCGTTTGATCTTGCCATGATTGCTTTTTGTAGACCAATCCGATAAGCGAATCACGAAGGTTGATCGGCCGCAAACTTGTACCGAGCCCTGCATAAAGTTCATTTGTTAACAAGGCCTATAAGAGGCACAATCACAAGCAACAACGAAAGACATGAAAAATGATACCGGGATATTCTACACATACGTATTTAAGTGGTTTAATTTCAGTACTTTAATTGTCCTTCCTTATTTCGTATTTCCGTACCCTTTTGTCCAGATCTTCTGTTTACAATTAGTAGCTGGTGCCTCCGCGctttctgacagtgaagtcaATCCTATAATTCCATTTGGCAATCAAACTGGCGGCAATAAGAAGCAATTCAGAGCAATAGAACGATATACCTTTTTTCCAACAGAAGACAAAAATACATTGAATATGGCCTACATGCCAAATACCTACCATAAATGGCATAGGAGGCGATCTTGCAAGAGGGAACTGTCTATGCGTGTTCGTATGTAAGGAGCTGCCTTGCTTCAATAGCCACAAATTAGCTGCGTCGGCGATTAGCAGTAAAAGACATCTGCTTTCTCCCGAACGCAAAACAAAATTCAAGCAATGGTGTTTCTTAATGGACAGTATGATCAAGGTGATTGGTGGCAATCATTCGCTCTGGCCGCGGTGACTCTCGGGCTTCTTTTTATCTTCTTGACTAAAGGCCGTTCCGAAGGAAAAGACGGCAAACAGTATCCTCCCTACGCCCCGGCGGGCTTATGGGAAACTGCTCTATCCGTGAGTGGCTCCCAAGCACCCTCCTTCATGATACAAATGGCAAGAGAATTAAACTGTAGCGTCTTTCGGATGCGCCTTCCTATTTTTGGGACTCCCATGGTCGTGGCAGTCGGAGAGCCACTCCTTACCAAAGCTGTTCTAACTGACTCTGGTAGTATCAAGCCAGCCGTCATCTACAAGGCCTTTCACAATGTTACTAAGGGACCCAACATCTTTAGTGAGACAAATCTTGTTTTGTGGAAGCATGCTCGAAGAGGGGTATCGCCAGCGTTTTCGACCCAGCATGTTCAACGCATGAATTCCATTTGCGCTCAACAAACGGAGCGATGGATAAAGGAGCGCCTCGTCCCAGCCATTGAAAATGAAACAGCCTTTGATATTGCACAGGCGATGCGTGATCTTACTGTTTCTGTTCTCTGCGAGGCAGCCTTTGAGTATGACCCAACAGAAGAAGACATGAGGACGTTTCTGTTCGAAACCGAGACTGCTATGCGAGAATTTTCTTTCAAACAGTCTGCCAATCCAATGAGACAGTGGTTTGCATGGGTGCTACCTGAAGTCAGACGAGCACGGTTGGCGACGGATCGAATGCAAGCATTCGGATTCAAGGTCATGAATCACTACCGTAGTCTTAAACACCATGAAACCGAAGATACTGTTATCGGTCGGATCATGAATAACGACAAGTACAAGAACGACGCTGCCAGGGCGGCGGACATCTTGACACTTTTAGTGGCAGGTCACGACACAACTGGGTACTCACTGGCTTGGATTCTATTGAACCTAGCTCAGCACCCACACGAGCAGACAATTCTTCGAGAAGAGCTTCAAACGATGCCTAAAGAAGAGCGGGCACAGTGTCAGGCGGTCCGGAATGTTATCCAGGAGGGTATGAGAATTTCTCCAGTTGCGGCAGTGAGCTCCGTTCGCGAAATTGCAAAAGACATTGTTTCCCCTTCGGATCCTACAATTATACTCCCAAAAGGTTCTATCGtttttcttccgcaaatCTTAGCCTGTCGCAACCCTGATGTCTTCGACGCCCCGGACGAGTTCCTGCCTTCTCGATGGAACAATCCCAGCGAGCTACAGCGTACTGCAGTCATCCCCTTCATCCTTGGTTCCCGGAACTGCGTCGGTCAGCGTCTCGCTATTGCAGAAATCCACTCTGTCATTGCAAGGTTGTGTACCGATTTTGAGTTTTTTGTCGAAGATGAAGGAACCTCTGAATACTTTTTGACGTACAAGCCTGTTGGAGCTTTGCTAAAGGCCAGGCGTGTACAAAAGTAAATGGAAAACAGTACTTTCTTCCATGATAAATAAAATAGTCACCCACAACGTGCGAgcttttttgcatttttgaaTATGTAATTTCGTCTTACCATATACATAATTCGTCTTTTCTTAACCGTGCgttgattgacagtgattgcCTTACCTCTAGGAGCCTCGTCTATTGTTGTAAAGGAATCTGTCTAATAGCGAGCATATGATACCCTCACAAAGGGAATATGCTTAAAGATGCTTTACACGCTGTTCCAAAGATCTTTGTGTGAAACTTTGCTTTCTTCACGTGGTCACAGTCGATGCCCCGAGCACCAACTATTTGATCGATAGATCTGAAAGGTGCATAAGTGAACTGGATCTCCTATTGTATATGTATAGCGGAGGGTGACTGTTTCCATTAAGTAACCCTTCTGTATCTTCCGTCCTATTGTAAGAATTATCCTACCAACGGCATATTACAAAATTACagcacttacagttacaccAGACTTACATTTATGTATAGTATGGCAAAGATTCTCGCCGGTGGACCTTCTTTCTACGTGTgtatgtttctttttcactTCGGCACGACCACGTGAATACCGGGAATCAATACGTGTCTCTCCCAGTCTTCGCCGAGGGTATTATTTCCTGTTTCTGTGTTCGAAACACAATTGCGTGTGGCTGAAAATATTGATCTACGCTCTTCTATTTCATCTACACTGGTGGAGCGACGCAGGACAGCTTCATAACAACCGCTCGCATCTGTGTCAACAATGATCCTCTATGTTGACGAAGCGAGCAACTTAGATCCTTGGTGGCAAACTACCGCCTTGGCAATTGTTGTCCTAGGAATCGCGTACGCCTTCACGAGGAGGCGTTCTTTTCAACGAAAAGATGGAAAGCAGTATCCACCTTACGCTCCGATTGGTTTGTTGCGGACAATACTATCGATGAGTGGCCCCAGAGCACCATCCTTTATGTTAGAAATGTCAAGATTGCTGAAGTGTAGTGTCTTTCGCGTTCGGCTACCTATCCCAGGAACCCCAATGGTAGTGGCCGTCGGTGAGCCGATCTTGACCAAATTGATTTTGACAGAGAGTAGAATGAAACCAGCCTCCGTCTACAAGCCCTTTGAATCAGTTACAAAGGGCCCTTCGATTTTCACCGAAACTGACGAAACAACGTGGAAACACGCTCGCAAAGGCGTGGCCCCAGCGTTTTCGTCACAGCACATACGGCGTATGAACACAATTTGCGCGGCACACACAGAGCGATGGATTCAAGAGCGCCTAGTCCCATCCATAGCTAACAACGCAGTCTTAGATATCGCAACCGAAATGGTCGACTTAACTGTTACCGTCATCTGTGAGTCGGCATTTGAGTACAATccatcgaaagaagaaatgacgATGTTTTTGAGCGAACTCGATCTAGCTCTGCGAGAATTTTCATTCAAGCAATCTGCCAATCCGCTTCGGAAGTTTTTCAACGGGGTATTGCCGAGCGCAAGGCGAGCCAAGGTGGCATCAGATCGGTTACAAAGGTTTGTGTTTAAGGTCATGGATCACTACCGTAGTCTCAAGCACCATGAAACTGAAGATACCGTGATCGGGCGGATAATGAACAACGACAAGTACAAGAACGACGAGGCCCGAGCGGCGGACCTCTTAACTTTTCTGGTGGCAGGACATGATACAACCGGATACTCTCTGGCGTGGATCCTTCTACACCTAGCTCAGCACCCGCACGAGCAAAAAATTCTTCGAGAGAAGCTTCAAGCAACACCTCGCGAAGAGTGGGCTCAGTCAGCGGGACTCCGGAGCGTTGTCCAGGAGGGCATGCGGCTTTCTCCGGTTGCGGCAATGGGATCCGTCCGGCAACTCGCGGAAGATATCGTTTCACCAACAGATCCTACGATTGTACTCCCAAAAGGCGCGATCGTGTTCCTTCCGCAAATCTTGGCATGTCGCAACCCTGATGTGTTTGACTCACCAGATGAGTTCCAACCTTCCCGATGGGATGAGCCCAGCGAGTTGCAGCGCGCCGCAAtcattcctttttctcttggTCCCCGGAACTGTGTCGGGCAGCGCTTAGCCGTTGCAGAGCTTCACTCTGTCATTGCTAGTGTGTGTGCCAAGTACACGTTTACTGTCGAAGATGAAGGGACGTCCGATTACTTTTTAACGTACAAGCCCGTCGGCGCTTTGCTAAAGGCAACGCATGTTCCCAACCAGTAGGTTTGTGAACACCATCGGTTTCTAGACGGACAGGCCGGCGTTGACAGCACGTAGCATCCAATTTGTATTGATGTAAGTATCaatgtgtttctttttctttaAATCAGACTTGCATCTTTTACCCCACTTTACCGGCATGTTTTCACAATGCACGCTGATTGTCTGAAGAGACAACCAAGCAGGTATTCGTTGACACGATtagattaactgtaagtgtaaATTGTCTGGCATGTTATACTCGCGTTCACCATCAACTGTAGTATAAGTCAATCTCATAAAGATACTTCGCGCTGCTTCGATCGTCATAATTTTATAACTGGTTTTTGTTTtatgttactgttaatgtaagttgtCGTTGATGTGATGCGCCAACGACACGATCGTGAACTTTGTTACAAATCTTTTACACGTTTGCAATACAAAATGGCCTCTTTTAGGATTAGCCTGCTTAAGTTGCTGACCACGCAGCATGCACCGGTTGACGCCCGGACTTTCCTCTCAACCTTCTAATTTTTACGTAAACGAGCATCTGGCAGCAAGCCTTCCCGTCTATTTCATCGTTTATGAAACTCCATCTCATCCTTAAAACTAAGCAAATTTGAAACTCTACCCAGGATGGCAGCCGAAGCAGAAGCGCAAGCAAAGCAACTCGATTCTGTCACGGATCGAGTGGACGAGCAAGAAGTTGATGGTACGAAAGCTCAAGAGGCCATGAATGCTCTGATGACGAAAAATGAGGCTAATGTGTCGGCTGCCGATCAGGTAGctgtttccaaagaagacgtTGCTGCGATTGTCGACGAGCTGGAGGTAACAGAAGAGCTGGCGGAGCGAACGCTTCGACAAGCCGCTCTTGAGATGAGAGATAGCGACTCAGTTCTTTTTGTGGCTTTGCGAAAACTTGTAACGTCAACATAAGATTGTACTTCCTTAGCTTCAAGACGTTGTTATTATTTATTGtgaagagaaaggaaaacgtGCGAACACTTCTTGCTCCGCGGGATCATCGGAGCTACCAACCATTATTCGTTCCACAGCAGCCCAAGCACTCATAGCACCTTGATCGGTACAAAGTCGAGGAGGCGGTACAATGATAGTCCATGGCTGCTTGCGGCTTAAGCAAAGTTCTTGTAGTCGCGTCCTTAGCTCCGTATTTGCGGCCACGCCCCCAACCACAGTTAGAGTCCGAATTCCACTGTCCTCCTCCAGTTGAGTCATAGCGTACTTAAGCCTTTGTTCAAGATGCTTGATAGCAACATTCTGAAACGAAGCTGCGATATTGGCCTTGTCCTGATAAGGTAACTCATCCACTGATTCCAGGCCCTTGTCAGCCACCATCTTTTCCGCCACCTTGCGGACAGCGGTTTTTAATCCGGCATAGCTGAAATCCATATCTTTGCGCTGTCGCAGCGGAATGGGCAACGTGACGACGGTAGAGTCCCCATCGCGGGCCAACTTTTCAACGGCTggtcctccaccaccaccagtCGGCAAACCCAGTAGTCTGGCGGTTTTATCGAACGCCTCACCTAGCGAATCGTCCAGAGTACCACCTAGAATAGTGTAGCTGCCGATACCCATACATCTCATCAATTGGCAATGTCCACCCGAAACGAGCaaagccaagaaaggaaAATCCATTGCT harbors:
- a CDS encoding predicted protein; the protein is VLGIESSCDDTGAAVVRSDGVILGEALASQQEIHEAWGGVVPGLARDAHVEKIDGVVEEALAKAGMTMSDIDAVGVTVGPGLEICLRVGCTKARELAIEHKKPFVGIHHLEAHILMARLPLSMDFPFLALLVSGGHCQLMRCMGIGSYTILGGTLDDSLGEAFDKTARLLGLPTGGGGGPAVEKLARDGDSTVVTLPIPLRQRKDMDFSYAGLKTAVRKVAEKMVADKGLESVDELPYQDKANIAASFQNVAIKHLEQRLKYAMTQLEEDSGIRTLTVVGGVAANTELRTRLQELCLSRKQPWTIIVPPPRLCTDQGAMSAWAAVERIMVGSSDDPAEQEVFARFPFSSQ
- a CDS encoding predicted protein, coding for MVFLNGQYDQGDWWQSFALAAVTLGLLFIFLTKGRSEGKDGKQYPPYAPAGLWETALSVSGSQAPSFMIQMARELNCSVFRMRLPIFGTPMVVAVGEPLLTKAVLTDSGSIKPAVIYKAFHNVTKGPNIFSETNLVLWKHARRGVSPAFSTQHVQRMNSICAQQTERWIKERLVPAIENETAFDIAQAMRDLTVSVLCEAAFEYDPTEEDMRTFLFETETAMREFSFKQSANPMRQWFAWVLPEVRRARLATDRMQAFGFKVMNHYRSLKHHETEDTVIGRIMNNDKYKNDAARAADILTLLVAGHDTTGYSLAWILLNLAQHPHEQTILREELQTMPKEERAQCQAVRNVIQEGMRISPVAAVSSVREIAKDIVSPSDPTIILPKGSIVFLPQILACRNPDVFDAPDEFLPSRWNNPSELQRTAVIPFILGSRNCVGQRLAIAEIHSVIARLCTDFEFFVEDEGTSEYFLTYKPVGALLKARRVQK
- a CDS encoding predicted protein, producing the protein MILYVDEASNLDPWWQTTALAIVVLGIAYAFTRRRSFQRKDGKQYPPYAPIGLLRTILSMSGPRAPSFMLEMSRLLKCSVFRVRLPIPGTPMVVAVGEPILTKLILTESRMKPASVYKPFESVTKGPSIFTETDETTWKHARKGVAPAFSSQHIRRMNTICAAHTERWIQERLVPSIANNAVLDIATEMVDLTVTVICESAFEYNPSKEEMTMFLSELDLALREFSFKQSANPLRKFFNGVLPSARRAKVASDRLQRFVFKVMDHYRSLKHHETEDTVIGRIMNNDKYKNDEARAADLLTFLVAGHDTTGYSLAWILLHLAQHPHEQKILREKLQATPREEWAQSAGLRSVVQEGMRLSPVAAMGSVRQLAEDIVSPTDPTIVLPKGAIVFLPQILACRNPDVFDSPDEFQPSRWDEPSELQRAAIIPFSLGPRNCVGQRLAVAELHSVIASVCAKYTFTVEDEGTSDYFLTYKPVGALLKATHVPNQ